The Xiphophorus couchianus chromosome 14, X_couchianus-1.0, whole genome shotgun sequence genome includes a region encoding these proteins:
- the LOC114158000 gene encoding prostaglandin reductase 1-like, with the protein MVQAKSWVMVKHFDGFPKNSDFQLKVEELPEPKNGEVLIEAVFLSVDPYMRPFSKLYMKEGDVMIGTQVAKVIQSKNSAFPVGSHVVSSCGWKTHAISDGKDLTLLMADWPKNVPMSLAVGAIGMPGLTALYGVEAVLKVQKGETLLVNAAAGAVGTVVGQIGKIHGCKVVGSAGSDAKVAYLKELGFDEAFNYKTVPSLEEALKKAAPEGYDCFFENVGGQFSTFALQQMKEFGRIAVCGGISTYHDSAFQTGPYPLTTINWKQVKIEGFMQSRWQSDHPQGLKKLMGWYKEGKLKSREHVTKGFENMPAAFMGMLQGENIGKAIVTV; encoded by the exons ATGGTTCAGGCTAAGTCATGGGTCATGGTCAAGCATTTCGATGGCTTCCCAAAGAACAGCGACTTCCAGCTCAAGGTGGAGGAGCTACCGGAACCTAAAAACGGAG AGGTGCTGATAGAAGCAGTATTTCTCAGTGTGGATCCATACATGAG ACCTTTCAGCAAACTCTACATGAAGGAAGGGGATGTTATGATCGGAACTCAAGTGGCAAA GGTGATCCAAAGTAAAAACTCAGCATTTCCTGTGGGAAGTCACGTTGTGAGTAGCTGTGGATGGAAAACTCACGCCATCAGTGATGGGAAGGACCTCACTCTCCTCATGGCTGACTGGCCCAAAAACGTGCCAATGTCGCTGGCTGTGGGTGCCATTGGCATGCCTGG ACTGACGGCGCTGTACGGCGTTGAAGCCGTTTTGAAAGTGCAAAAAGGCGAGACTCTGCTGGTGAACGCTGCAGCCGGAGCTGTGGGCACCGTGGTGGGACAGATCGGCAAGATCCATGGCTGCAAGGTGGTGGGTTCGGCCGGTTCAGACGCCAAAGTGGCTTACCTGAAAGAGCTGGGCTTTGACGAGGCTTTCAACTACAAAACTGTTCCTTCCCTAGAGGAGGCGCTGAAGAAGGCTGCTCCTGAAGGATATGACTGCTTCTTTGAAAAT GTTGGGGGTCAGTTTTCAACATTTGCCCTGCAGCAGATGAAGGAGTTTGGTAGAATAGCTGTGTGCGGAGGTATCTCCACGTACCACGACTCTGCGTTCCAAACAG GGCCATACCCTCTAACCACCATAAACTGGAAGCAGGTTAAGATAGAAGGCTTCATGCAAAGTAGGTGGCAGAGCGACCATCCCCAGGGCCTTAAGAAACTGATGGGGTGGTACAAAGAG GGGAAGCTGAAGAGTCGGGAGCACGTCACCAAAGGCTTTGAAAACATGCCAGCTGCTTTCATGGGGATGCTGCAGGGAGAAAACATCGGCAAGGCTATCGTCACTGTTTGA
- the haus3 gene encoding HAUS augmin-like complex subunit 3 isoform X1 produces the protein MTEQHSVRLNMLNGAQFVEAMGRLAYPGAASLQASEFDWLFDCAPENLHFLRFVCRTLNQRNVLTTEEAVAFQELQKSGKHILDETSLAEVLKTIGPSDGSSTNILGHRSSSSVFVVEGDLAIEDLEAEIQALCKEKELKQRRYNKLQVAATSHADVDLQLGTELDSAACKLKEAIALIGAENADTNAVLQNLTDEVGRLGSFLPQPEARQKADQLKPSISQKPKVLLSQLSLDPYLNQEELNTKTLTAFTQKHFFHGISDIVETSCSEHFQVLDLSSYEDEKEKNTDCKSGSRVVEHRRTEMARLQWSHIVAEHQLMQALAEEKAVKAGLDWLSEKARHTKSISTSSSLHMRDVVTKKELQAVEAEMEALLNGPVPSALRESARLLNVPVVRGDLTLQLARQNYYISRQDQVRDYLLRQKVSFDLLLLAHELELRRWKCCQNQLMEIDSRLSEEYKAASLRIESLAHPGLAINPRPNPFISSQDVALCRLLQILDRESDRGRSEPFQTYEGLDQAAQNLRTNIQLSRDSVAGARREQHYIAARLYSDCEALHRATYTELQQLLLGPQVCPTATADQDSFCPNAQELTLKLVEVDSQLKNLQQVMQEILGEVKAKRSQLERNPLLRRERELYIFFHLDTRLLQKVVEDLENKIPNRGDQ, from the exons ATGACTGAGCAGCACAGTGTAAGGTTAAACATGTTAAACGGTGCCCAGTTTGTGGAGGCCATGGGCCGTCTGGCATATCCTGGTGCAGCTTCACTGCAGGCTTCAGAGTTTGATTGGCTGTTCGACTGCGCCCCGGAGAACCTTCATTTCTTGCGCTTCGTCTGTCGCACCCTCAACCAAAGGAACGTCCTGACCACAGAGGAGGCAGTTGCATTTCAGGAGTTGCAGAAGTCTGGCAAACATATCCTGGATGAAACATCCCTGGCGGAGGTTCTCAAAACCATAGGGCCTTCTGATGGGAGCAGCACAAACATCTTGGGACATCGTTCTTCGTCCTCTGTGTTTGTGGTGGAGGGGGATTTGGCTATAGAAGATTTGGAGGCAGAAATCCAGGCACTGTGTAAAGAGAAGGAGTTAAAGCAGCGGCGCTACAACAAGCTGCAGGTAGCAGCCACATCCCATGCGGATGTTGACTTGCAACTTGGTACTGAGCTGGACAGTGCTGCATGCAAGCTTAAGGAAGCTATTGCGTTGATTGGAGCAGAGAATGCTGACACCAACGCAGTGTTGCAAAACCTAACAGATGAGGTTGGCAGGCTTGGATCGTTCCTCCCTCAGCCAGAAGCTAGACAAAAAGCAGACCAGTTAAAGCCCTCCATTTCCCAAAAGCCAAAAGTTCTCCTCTCTCAGCTGTCTTTGGATCCCTACTTAAATCAGGAGGAGCTCAACACAAAAACTCTCACTGCCTTCACtcagaagcatttttttcatgGCATATCGGACATTGTCGAGACATCATGTTCTGAGCACTTCCAGGTCCTTGACCTCAGCTCTTATGAAGATGAAAAGGAGAAGAATACTGATTGTAAAAGTGGAAGTCGTGTGGTTGAGCACAGGAGGACAGAAATGGCCCGACTTCAGTGGTCGCATATTGTGGCTGAGCACCAGCTGATGCAGGCTTTGGCAGAAGAGAAGGCTGTCAAGGCTGGCTTGGACTGGCTCTCAGAAAAGGCTCGTCatacaaag AGCATTTCAACCTCTTCCTCCCTGCATATGCGTGATGTCGTTACTAAGAAAGAGCTGCAAGCTGTGGAGGCTGAGATGGAAGCGCTGCTTAATGGACCGGTACCTTCTGCTCTCAGAGAGTCGGCCAGGCTGCTGAATGTTCCTGTGGTGAGGGGAGACCTAACATTGCAACTTGCCAGGCAAAACTACTACATTTCTAGGCAGGATCAG GTGCGTGACTATTTACTTCGTCAGAAAGTGTCCTTTGACTTGCTCCTCTTGGCTCATGAGCTGGAGTTGAGAAGGTGGAAGTGCTGCCAGAATCAACTGATGGAAATTGATAGCAGACTGTCAGAGGAATACAAGGCAGCATCTCTGAGAATAGAGTCCTTGGCTCACCCAGGCCTGGCTATCAACCCGAGACCCAACCCATTCATCAGCTCCCAGGATGTTGCCTTATGCAG ACTTCTTCAGATTCTTGACCGTGAGTCAGACCGCGGTCGATCAGAGCCATTTCAAACGTATGAAGGTTTGGATCAAGCAGCCCAAAACCTAAGGACCAACATTCAGTTGAGCCGAGACTCAGTAGCTGGTGCCCGCCGTGAACAGCACTACATAGCCGCTCGTCTGTACAGCGACTGCGAAGCGCTCCACAGGGCCACATACACTGAACTTCAGCAGTTGCTCTTAGGCCCGCAGGTATGTCCAACGGCCACTGCAGACCAGGACTCCTTTTGTCCCAATGCACAG GAACTGACACTGAAACTTGTAGAAGTTGATTCTCAGTTGAAGAATCTACAACAAGTGATGCAGGAAATCCTGGGAGAAGTCAAAGCAAAGCGCTCTCAGCTAGAACGCAATCCCCTGCTCCGGCGGGAAAGGGAATTGTACATCTTCTTCCACTTGGACACACGACTTCTGCAGAAAGTAGTGGAAGATCTGGAGAACAAGATACCAAACAGAGGAGACCAGTGA
- the haus3 gene encoding HAUS augmin-like complex subunit 3 isoform X3 has product MLNGAQFVEAMGRLAYPGAASLQASEFDWLFDCAPENLHFLRFVCRTLNQRNVLTTEEAVAFQELQKSGKHILDETSLAEVLKTIGPSDGSSTNILGHRSSSSVFVVEGDLAIEDLEAEIQALCKEKELKQRRYNKLQVAATSHADVDLQLGTELDSAACKLKEAIALIGAENADTNAVLQNLTDEVGRLGSFLPQPEARQKADQLKPSISQKPKVLLSQLSLDPYLNQEELNTKTLTAFTQKHFFHGISDIVETSCSEHFQVLDLSSYEDEKEKNTDCKSGSRVVEHRRTEMARLQWSHIVAEHQLMQALAEEKAVKAGLDWLSEKARHTKSISTSSSLHMRDVVTKKELQAVEAEMEALLNGPVPSALRESARLLNVPVVRGDLTLQLARQNYYISRQDQVRDYLLRQKVSFDLLLLAHELELRRWKCCQNQLMEIDSRLSEEYKAASLRIESLAHPGLAINPRPNPFISSQDVALCRLLQILDRESDRGRSEPFQTYEGLDQAAQNLRTNIQLSRDSVAGARREQHYIAARLYSDCEALHRATYTELQQLLLGPQELTLKLVEVDSQLKNLQQVMQEILGEVKAKRSQLERNPLLRRERELYIFFHLDTRLLQKVVEDLENKIPNRGDQ; this is encoded by the exons ATGTTAAACGGTGCCCAGTTTGTGGAGGCCATGGGCCGTCTGGCATATCCTGGTGCAGCTTCACTGCAGGCTTCAGAGTTTGATTGGCTGTTCGACTGCGCCCCGGAGAACCTTCATTTCTTGCGCTTCGTCTGTCGCACCCTCAACCAAAGGAACGTCCTGACCACAGAGGAGGCAGTTGCATTTCAGGAGTTGCAGAAGTCTGGCAAACATATCCTGGATGAAACATCCCTGGCGGAGGTTCTCAAAACCATAGGGCCTTCTGATGGGAGCAGCACAAACATCTTGGGACATCGTTCTTCGTCCTCTGTGTTTGTGGTGGAGGGGGATTTGGCTATAGAAGATTTGGAGGCAGAAATCCAGGCACTGTGTAAAGAGAAGGAGTTAAAGCAGCGGCGCTACAACAAGCTGCAGGTAGCAGCCACATCCCATGCGGATGTTGACTTGCAACTTGGTACTGAGCTGGACAGTGCTGCATGCAAGCTTAAGGAAGCTATTGCGTTGATTGGAGCAGAGAATGCTGACACCAACGCAGTGTTGCAAAACCTAACAGATGAGGTTGGCAGGCTTGGATCGTTCCTCCCTCAGCCAGAAGCTAGACAAAAAGCAGACCAGTTAAAGCCCTCCATTTCCCAAAAGCCAAAAGTTCTCCTCTCTCAGCTGTCTTTGGATCCCTACTTAAATCAGGAGGAGCTCAACACAAAAACTCTCACTGCCTTCACtcagaagcatttttttcatgGCATATCGGACATTGTCGAGACATCATGTTCTGAGCACTTCCAGGTCCTTGACCTCAGCTCTTATGAAGATGAAAAGGAGAAGAATACTGATTGTAAAAGTGGAAGTCGTGTGGTTGAGCACAGGAGGACAGAAATGGCCCGACTTCAGTGGTCGCATATTGTGGCTGAGCACCAGCTGATGCAGGCTTTGGCAGAAGAGAAGGCTGTCAAGGCTGGCTTGGACTGGCTCTCAGAAAAGGCTCGTCatacaaag AGCATTTCAACCTCTTCCTCCCTGCATATGCGTGATGTCGTTACTAAGAAAGAGCTGCAAGCTGTGGAGGCTGAGATGGAAGCGCTGCTTAATGGACCGGTACCTTCTGCTCTCAGAGAGTCGGCCAGGCTGCTGAATGTTCCTGTGGTGAGGGGAGACCTAACATTGCAACTTGCCAGGCAAAACTACTACATTTCTAGGCAGGATCAG GTGCGTGACTATTTACTTCGTCAGAAAGTGTCCTTTGACTTGCTCCTCTTGGCTCATGAGCTGGAGTTGAGAAGGTGGAAGTGCTGCCAGAATCAACTGATGGAAATTGATAGCAGACTGTCAGAGGAATACAAGGCAGCATCTCTGAGAATAGAGTCCTTGGCTCACCCAGGCCTGGCTATCAACCCGAGACCCAACCCATTCATCAGCTCCCAGGATGTTGCCTTATGCAG ACTTCTTCAGATTCTTGACCGTGAGTCAGACCGCGGTCGATCAGAGCCATTTCAAACGTATGAAGGTTTGGATCAAGCAGCCCAAAACCTAAGGACCAACATTCAGTTGAGCCGAGACTCAGTAGCTGGTGCCCGCCGTGAACAGCACTACATAGCCGCTCGTCTGTACAGCGACTGCGAAGCGCTCCACAGGGCCACATACACTGAACTTCAGCAGTTGCTCTTAGGCCCGCAG GAACTGACACTGAAACTTGTAGAAGTTGATTCTCAGTTGAAGAATCTACAACAAGTGATGCAGGAAATCCTGGGAGAAGTCAAAGCAAAGCGCTCTCAGCTAGAACGCAATCCCCTGCTCCGGCGGGAAAGGGAATTGTACATCTTCTTCCACTTGGACACACGACTTCTGCAGAAAGTAGTGGAAGATCTGGAGAACAAGATACCAAACAGAGGAGACCAGTGA
- the haus3 gene encoding HAUS augmin-like complex subunit 3 isoform X2, whose translation MLNGAQFVEAMGRLAYPGAASLQASEFDWLFDCAPENLHFLRFVCRTLNQRNVLTTEEAVAFQELQKSGKHILDETSLAEVLKTIGPSDGSSTNILGHRSSSSVFVVEGDLAIEDLEAEIQALCKEKELKQRRYNKLQVAATSHADVDLQLGTELDSAACKLKEAIALIGAENADTNAVLQNLTDEVGRLGSFLPQPEARQKADQLKPSISQKPKVLLSQLSLDPYLNQEELNTKTLTAFTQKHFFHGISDIVETSCSEHFQVLDLSSYEDEKEKNTDCKSGSRVVEHRRTEMARLQWSHIVAEHQLMQALAEEKAVKAGLDWLSEKARHTKSISTSSSLHMRDVVTKKELQAVEAEMEALLNGPVPSALRESARLLNVPVVRGDLTLQLARQNYYISRQDQVRDYLLRQKVSFDLLLLAHELELRRWKCCQNQLMEIDSRLSEEYKAASLRIESLAHPGLAINPRPNPFISSQDVALCRLLQILDRESDRGRSEPFQTYEGLDQAAQNLRTNIQLSRDSVAGARREQHYIAARLYSDCEALHRATYTELQQLLLGPQVCPTATADQDSFCPNAQELTLKLVEVDSQLKNLQQVMQEILGEVKAKRSQLERNPLLRRERELYIFFHLDTRLLQKVVEDLENKIPNRGDQ comes from the exons ATGTTAAACGGTGCCCAGTTTGTGGAGGCCATGGGCCGTCTGGCATATCCTGGTGCAGCTTCACTGCAGGCTTCAGAGTTTGATTGGCTGTTCGACTGCGCCCCGGAGAACCTTCATTTCTTGCGCTTCGTCTGTCGCACCCTCAACCAAAGGAACGTCCTGACCACAGAGGAGGCAGTTGCATTTCAGGAGTTGCAGAAGTCTGGCAAACATATCCTGGATGAAACATCCCTGGCGGAGGTTCTCAAAACCATAGGGCCTTCTGATGGGAGCAGCACAAACATCTTGGGACATCGTTCTTCGTCCTCTGTGTTTGTGGTGGAGGGGGATTTGGCTATAGAAGATTTGGAGGCAGAAATCCAGGCACTGTGTAAAGAGAAGGAGTTAAAGCAGCGGCGCTACAACAAGCTGCAGGTAGCAGCCACATCCCATGCGGATGTTGACTTGCAACTTGGTACTGAGCTGGACAGTGCTGCATGCAAGCTTAAGGAAGCTATTGCGTTGATTGGAGCAGAGAATGCTGACACCAACGCAGTGTTGCAAAACCTAACAGATGAGGTTGGCAGGCTTGGATCGTTCCTCCCTCAGCCAGAAGCTAGACAAAAAGCAGACCAGTTAAAGCCCTCCATTTCCCAAAAGCCAAAAGTTCTCCTCTCTCAGCTGTCTTTGGATCCCTACTTAAATCAGGAGGAGCTCAACACAAAAACTCTCACTGCCTTCACtcagaagcatttttttcatgGCATATCGGACATTGTCGAGACATCATGTTCTGAGCACTTCCAGGTCCTTGACCTCAGCTCTTATGAAGATGAAAAGGAGAAGAATACTGATTGTAAAAGTGGAAGTCGTGTGGTTGAGCACAGGAGGACAGAAATGGCCCGACTTCAGTGGTCGCATATTGTGGCTGAGCACCAGCTGATGCAGGCTTTGGCAGAAGAGAAGGCTGTCAAGGCTGGCTTGGACTGGCTCTCAGAAAAGGCTCGTCatacaaag AGCATTTCAACCTCTTCCTCCCTGCATATGCGTGATGTCGTTACTAAGAAAGAGCTGCAAGCTGTGGAGGCTGAGATGGAAGCGCTGCTTAATGGACCGGTACCTTCTGCTCTCAGAGAGTCGGCCAGGCTGCTGAATGTTCCTGTGGTGAGGGGAGACCTAACATTGCAACTTGCCAGGCAAAACTACTACATTTCTAGGCAGGATCAG GTGCGTGACTATTTACTTCGTCAGAAAGTGTCCTTTGACTTGCTCCTCTTGGCTCATGAGCTGGAGTTGAGAAGGTGGAAGTGCTGCCAGAATCAACTGATGGAAATTGATAGCAGACTGTCAGAGGAATACAAGGCAGCATCTCTGAGAATAGAGTCCTTGGCTCACCCAGGCCTGGCTATCAACCCGAGACCCAACCCATTCATCAGCTCCCAGGATGTTGCCTTATGCAG ACTTCTTCAGATTCTTGACCGTGAGTCAGACCGCGGTCGATCAGAGCCATTTCAAACGTATGAAGGTTTGGATCAAGCAGCCCAAAACCTAAGGACCAACATTCAGTTGAGCCGAGACTCAGTAGCTGGTGCCCGCCGTGAACAGCACTACATAGCCGCTCGTCTGTACAGCGACTGCGAAGCGCTCCACAGGGCCACATACACTGAACTTCAGCAGTTGCTCTTAGGCCCGCAGGTATGTCCAACGGCCACTGCAGACCAGGACTCCTTTTGTCCCAATGCACAG GAACTGACACTGAAACTTGTAGAAGTTGATTCTCAGTTGAAGAATCTACAACAAGTGATGCAGGAAATCCTGGGAGAAGTCAAAGCAAAGCGCTCTCAGCTAGAACGCAATCCCCTGCTCCGGCGGGAAAGGGAATTGTACATCTTCTTCCACTTGGACACACGACTTCTGCAGAAAGTAGTGGAAGATCTGGAGAACAAGATACCAAACAGAGGAGACCAGTGA